A single region of the Thermoanaerobaculum aquaticum genome encodes:
- a CDS encoding sodium:solute symporter family protein, which produces MSVAPLFLLLLGVALALALVRRRLSAAGFLAADHQAGAVLTGLAGTAIGLSAFVFVGGPALFAQLGSGAFWLILSAPFTGVLQCWVVGGWILAHHPRPLTVPELLGQRFGPGVRVTAAVLVALGCLAALSVQARAVAVLAEGLGGGSGEVWALAVFLATAAYMAAGGMRAGVWVDAVQGVIMGLVAVALAASALLHTREAVANLFAAGSPWLTVFGKVPPSQAVAWYLLFCLGTLAQPHYLQKFFLLRSREELRRFPWVLTVSLMAVLTVWVGVGLSALALVQQGELPAGAGDAVVPLLLKRLGPTAVLAAAVGCLAAIMSTVASFCNLLSACLAYDLPQALGRPGWSLAWSRVVTLAGGLLGTLLGVGSSRSVAFLGVLGWGFFTASLLPAVLAARFSLGSSRALVTAMVLGAGVCAGLELFRPHLPMGLEPGLLGASLGLLWLVAFSREET; this is translated from the coding sequence ATGAGCGTGGCTCCCCTTTTCCTGCTGCTTTTGGGCGTCGCTTTGGCCCTGGCCCTGGTACGCCGCCGGCTTTCCGCCGCTGGGTTTTTAGCAGCCGATCACCAGGCGGGGGCGGTGCTGACGGGCCTGGCGGGCACCGCCATAGGGCTTTCGGCGTTCGTGTTCGTGGGGGGACCGGCGCTCTTTGCCCAGCTGGGATCAGGGGCTTTTTGGCTCATCCTCTCCGCGCCCTTTACCGGCGTTTTGCAGTGCTGGGTGGTGGGGGGCTGGATCCTGGCGCACCACCCGCGCCCCCTCACGGTGCCCGAGCTTCTGGGCCAGCGTTTTGGCCCTGGGGTGAGGGTCACCGCGGCGGTGCTGGTGGCGCTGGGCTGCCTGGCGGCGCTTTCGGTGCAGGCCCGGGCGGTGGCGGTGCTGGCCGAGGGGCTGGGAGGGGGCAGCGGCGAGGTTTGGGCGCTGGCGGTTTTTCTCGCCACCGCGGCGTACATGGCTGCCGGCGGCATGCGCGCCGGGGTTTGGGTGGACGCGGTGCAGGGCGTGATCATGGGGTTGGTGGCGGTGGCGCTGGCCGCCAGTGCCCTGCTGCACACCCGGGAAGCTGTTGCCAACCTCTTTGCCGCCGGTTCTCCCTGGCTTACCGTTTTTGGCAAGGTCCCTCCTTCCCAGGCGGTGGCCTGGTACCTGCTCTTCTGCCTGGGCACGCTGGCCCAGCCCCACTACCTGCAGAAGTTCTTCCTGCTCCGCTCCCGGGAGGAGCTCCGCCGCTTCCCCTGGGTGCTTACGGTAAGCCTCATGGCCGTGCTGACCGTGTGGGTGGGGGTGGGGCTTTCGGCGCTGGCCCTGGTGCAGCAGGGGGAGCTGCCGGCAGGCGCCGGGGACGCGGTGGTTCCCTTGCTTTTAAAACGGCTGGGGCCCACGGCGGTGCTGGCGGCGGCGGTGGGTTGCCTGGCCGCCATCATGTCCACGGTGGCTTCCTTCTGCAACCTGCTTTCGGCCTGCCTGGCTTACGACCTCCCCCAGGCCTTGGGCCGCCCTGGGTGGTCCCTTGCCTGGTCGCGGGTGGTGACCCTGGCCGGTGGGCTTTTAGGGACGCTCCTGGGGGTAGGCAGTAGCCGCTCCGTGGCGTTTTTGGGGGTTTTGGGGTGGGGGTTCTTCACCGCCTCGCTGCTGCCGGCGGTGTTGGCCGCCCGTTTTTCCCTTGGCTCATCCCGCGCGCTCGTCACGGCCATGGTGCTGGGGGCGGGGGTTTGCGCCGGTCTCGAGCTCTTCCGCCCGCACCTGCCGATGGGGCTGGAACCCGGGCTTTTGGGGGCCTCCCTGGGGCTTTTGTGGCTGGTGGCCTTTTCCCGGGAGGAAACGTGA
- a CDS encoding CDGSH iron-sulfur domain-containing protein, which produces MAEPTIAQKKPYKLEMEPGTYFWCACGRSANQPFCDGSHKGTGFSPVKVEITEKQLVAWCGCKHSGKGAFCDGTHRTLPE; this is translated from the coding sequence ATGGCAGAACCTACCATTGCCCAGAAGAAGCCTTACAAGCTGGAAATGGAGCCGGGGACGTACTTTTGGTGCGCCTGCGGCCGTTCGGCCAACCAGCCCTTCTGCGACGGCTCCCACAAGGGCACGGGCTTTTCGCCGGTGAAGGTGGAGATCACCGAAAAGCAGCTGGTGGCCTGGTGTGGGTGCAAGCACTCGGGCAAAGGGGCCTTTTGCGACGGCACCCACCGCACGCTTCCCGAATAG
- a CDS encoding endonuclease III domain-containing protein, giving the protein MSWTKEDLTWLLTTLHGAVRGFPATTLAHVEKSRDPFRLLVACVISLRTKDQVTAQAAARLFAVAPDAMSLSQLPAERIAQLIYPAGFYRTKARQLQKLAQILVERWGGRVPESREELLSLPGVGRKTANLVLGLGFGIPAICVDTHVHRIANRLGLVQTRRPEETETALEQVLPSEWWIPINDVLVTFGQEVCTPVSPRCSRCPVSSRCPKIGVNRQR; this is encoded by the coding sequence GTGAGCTGGACCAAGGAAGACCTCACCTGGCTTTTGACCACCCTGCACGGGGCGGTCCGGGGGTTCCCCGCCACCACCCTGGCGCACGTGGAAAAAAGCAGGGATCCCTTTCGCCTTTTGGTGGCCTGCGTGATTTCCCTGCGCACCAAGGATCAGGTCACCGCCCAGGCCGCCGCCCGCCTCTTTGCGGTGGCCCCGGACGCAATGAGCCTGTCCCAGCTCCCCGCCGAGCGCATCGCCCAGCTCATTTACCCTGCGGGCTTTTACCGCACCAAGGCCCGGCAGCTGCAAAAGCTCGCCCAAATCCTGGTGGAACGGTGGGGTGGGCGGGTCCCGGAGTCCCGCGAAGAGCTTTTGAGCTTACCCGGCGTAGGCCGCAAAACCGCCAACCTGGTCCTGGGTTTGGGCTTCGGCATCCCCGCCATTTGCGTGGACACCCACGTGCACCGCATTGCCAACCGCCTGGGGCTGGTGCAAACCCGCCGCCCGGAAGAAACCGAAACCGCCCTGGAGCAGGTCTTGCCTTCCGAGTGGTGGATCCCCATCAACGACGTGCTGGTGACCTTTGGCCAGGAGGTCTGTACCCCGGTTTCCCCCAGGTGCTCCCGCTGCCCGGTGTCGTCCCGCTGCCCCAAGATTGGCGTGAACCGCCAGCGGTAA
- a CDS encoding TGS domain-containing protein, giving the protein MPANLTPQYKAAEAKFRAARTLEEKRQALEEMLATIPKHKGTEKLQADIKRRLARLRQEEESRAAKHGLTFKVEPEGAAQVVILGPPNAGKSSLLAAVTRAEPAIADFPFTTTRPQPGMMPFEDVHVQLVDLPPVTASHLDPWLPNVVRGADAAILVVDPTSPELPEDVEEVRQRLAEVRIPLVGALPEDADPRDTPLPTLMVISKVDRAREEDLQVLEEMYGGEYPMVRISVANHQGLGTFKVKLWRMLQLVRVYTKPPGKPADRTSPFVLPQGSTVLDLAERIHRDIAEKLAFARVWGGKLDGQKVSRDFELRDRDVVELHY; this is encoded by the coding sequence ATGCCGGCGAACCTCACGCCCCAGTACAAGGCCGCCGAAGCCAAGTTCAGGGCCGCCAGAACCTTGGAGGAAAAGCGCCAGGCTCTGGAGGAAATGCTGGCCACCATCCCCAAACACAAGGGGACGGAAAAGCTGCAGGCGGACATCAAGAGGCGCCTGGCCCGCTTACGTCAGGAGGAGGAAAGCCGCGCGGCCAAGCACGGGCTGACGTTCAAGGTAGAGCCCGAGGGAGCGGCGCAGGTGGTGATCCTAGGGCCCCCAAACGCAGGCAAATCCTCGCTTTTAGCGGCGGTGACCAGGGCCGAGCCGGCCATTGCCGATTTCCCCTTCACCACCACCCGCCCGCAACCGGGGATGATGCCCTTTGAGGACGTGCACGTTCAGCTGGTGGATTTGCCGCCGGTGACCGCCTCCCACCTGGACCCCTGGCTTCCCAACGTGGTGCGGGGGGCCGATGCGGCCATCCTGGTGGTGGATCCCACTTCCCCGGAGCTCCCCGAGGACGTGGAGGAGGTTCGCCAGCGGCTCGCCGAGGTGCGCATCCCGCTGGTGGGGGCTCTCCCCGAAGACGCTGACCCCCGGGACACCCCTTTGCCCACGCTCATGGTGATATCCAAGGTGGATCGCGCCCGGGAGGAGGACCTGCAGGTTCTGGAGGAGATGTACGGCGGCGAGTACCCCATGGTGCGCATCTCGGTGGCCAACCACCAGGGGTTGGGAACCTTCAAGGTCAAGCTGTGGCGGATGCTGCAGCTGGTGCGCGTGTACACCAAGCCCCCGGGGAAGCCCGCCGACCGCACGTCCCCTTTCGTGCTGCCGCAGGGCTCAACGGTTTTGGACCTGGCCGAGCGCATCCACCGCGACATTGCGGAAAAGCTGGCCTTTGCCCGGGTTTGGGGTGGCAAGCTGGACGGACAAAAGGTTTCCCGGGACTTTGAACTGCGGGACCGGGATGTGGTGGAATTGCACTACTAG
- a CDS encoding ribosome maturation factor RimP translates to MKRLPEELTTKLEALVASEGMELLAVEFAGTAKKPILRLVIDREGGVSLDDCALVSEQASVLLDVYDPFPGAYTLEVSSPGMERKFYRREDYLRFVGQAVRVRMAPTWSGAKVIEGYLEGLEAGMVRVRDPQDVVHLLPEREIFETRLAPFAEESWRAKPKGRGKKP, encoded by the coding sequence GTGAAGAGGTTACCCGAGGAGCTGACGACTAAGCTCGAGGCCCTGGTGGCCAGCGAGGGCATGGAGCTGTTGGCGGTGGAGTTTGCCGGAACAGCCAAAAAGCCCATCCTCCGCTTGGTCATTGACCGCGAAGGCGGGGTGAGCCTCGATGACTGCGCGCTGGTTTCCGAGCAAGCCAGCGTGCTTCTGGATGTCTATGATCCGTTCCCCGGCGCCTACACCCTGGAGGTTTCCTCTCCGGGGATGGAGCGCAAGTTTTACCGCCGGGAGGACTACCTGCGGTTTGTGGGGCAAGCGGTGCGGGTGCGCATGGCCCCCACCTGGAGCGGGGCCAAGGTCATCGAGGGGTACCTGGAGGGTCTGGAGGCAGGGATGGTGCGGGTGCGGGACCCGCAGGACGTGGTGCATCTTTTGCCGGAACGTGAGATATTTGAAACGCGCTTGGCGCCCTTTGCCGAAGAAAGTTGGCGCGCCAAGCCCAAGGGTCGAGGGAAGAAGCCATGA
- the mdh gene encoding malate dehydrogenase has translation MKKPKITVIGAGNVGSTTAMRLAESGLGDVVLVDVVEGMPQGKALDLYQAAPVVHHDSILVGTNDYGPTEGSDIVVMTAGLARKPGMSRDDLQDANAKIVAECMSRVAKTSRDAIVIMVTNPLDVMCEVARRVTGFPRERVIGMAGILDTARMRAFIAMEMGVSTESVFAIVLGGHGDSMVPLPRYTTVSGVPLPELLPKEKIDAIVQRTAQGGGEIVKLLKTGSAYYAPAAGVWEMVDSIVRDRKKILPCSVYLQGEFGLKDVWVGVPCKLGASGMEGVFELKLTQEELALLHKSAADVKNQMNKLPADFGV, from the coding sequence ATGAAGAAACCCAAGATCACAGTGATTGGTGCGGGCAACGTGGGATCCACCACCGCCATGCGGTTGGCGGAAAGCGGTTTGGGGGATGTGGTGCTGGTAGACGTGGTGGAGGGGATGCCTCAGGGCAAAGCCCTCGACCTCTACCAAGCCGCCCCGGTGGTGCACCACGACTCCATTCTGGTGGGTACCAACGACTACGGTCCCACCGAGGGCTCGGATATCGTGGTGATGACCGCTGGACTAGCCCGGAAACCCGGCATGAGCCGCGACGATCTCCAGGATGCCAACGCCAAGATCGTGGCGGAGTGCATGTCCCGGGTGGCCAAGACCTCCCGGGATGCCATTGTCATTATGGTTACAAACCCCTTGGACGTGATGTGCGAGGTGGCGCGCCGGGTAACGGGGTTCCCCCGGGAGCGGGTGATCGGCATGGCCGGCATCCTGGACACCGCCCGTATGCGGGCGTTCATTGCCATGGAAATGGGCGTTTCCACCGAAAGCGTGTTTGCCATCGTCTTGGGCGGCCACGGCGATTCCATGGTGCCCTTGCCTCGTTACACCACGGTTTCCGGCGTGCCGCTGCCGGAGCTTCTGCCCAAGGAGAAAATTGACGCCATCGTTCAGCGCACCGCCCAAGGTGGTGGCGAGATCGTCAAGCTGCTCAAGACCGGCTCCGCCTACTACGCGCCGGCCGCTGGCGTGTGGGAGATGGTGGATTCCATCGTCAGGGACCGCAAGAAGATCCTCCCCTGCTCGGTGTACCTCCAGGGCGAGTTCGGGCTTAAGGACGTGTGGGTTGGCGTTCCCTGCAAGCTGGGCGCTTCCGGTATGGAAGGGGTGTTCGAGCTCAAGCTCACCCAGGAGGAGCTGGCCCTGCTGCACAAGAGCGCAGCTGACGTGAAGAACCAAATGAACAAGCTGCCGGCAGATTTTGGCGTGTAG